A single genomic interval of Legionella israelensis harbors:
- the tkt gene encoding transketolase: MSFSRELANAIRILSIDAVEKAQSGHPGMPLGMADIATVLWKKFLRHNPENPLWFDRDRFVLSNGHGSMLLYSLLHLTGYSLELNELKHFRQLHSKTPGHPEHDHTPGVETTTGPLGQGLANAVGMAIAEKVLAHQFNRDKCELVNHYTYAFAGDGCLMEGISHEACSLAGTLKLGKLIVFYDDNGISIDGKVENWFTDNTAKRFEAYNWQVIDAVDGHDMEAIEKAILAARSNPHQPTLIICKTIIGLGSSKAGSEKSHGAPLGAEDVQKVREYLNWSYEPFVIPDSIYAQWNHIEQGRKDEQEWLVKNQQYKEYYPEEYNEFLRRINGDLPDGWLSSSSQFIEQCRTDNKDMATRKASQHCLNFYADTLPEMLGGSADLTGSNNTDWSGSQSVNHQNFSGNYLYYGVREFAMAAIMNGFALHGGFIPYGGTFLVFADYARNAVRLSALMKQRVIYVFSHDSIGLGEDGPTHQPIEHASMLRMTPHMQVWRPADLVETAVAWQQALEHHNGPSSLLLSRQTLPALSHLSDSAEKIKKGGYVIKECKGQPDAILIATGSEVHLAIKAATQLEKEKSKQIRVISMPCAERFLTQDELYQEQLLPKTVRKRVAIEAGSSAYWYRFVGLDGAVIGLDRFGVSAPGDKAYEFLGLTTEHIVEQLNQMLQC; this comes from the coding sequence ATGAGTTTTTCAAGAGAATTAGCCAATGCCATTCGCATATTAAGTATCGATGCAGTAGAAAAAGCTCAGTCAGGACATCCCGGCATGCCTTTGGGGATGGCGGATATCGCTACTGTGTTGTGGAAAAAATTCTTAAGACATAATCCTGAAAACCCCTTGTGGTTTGACAGGGACCGTTTTGTTCTGTCCAATGGCCATGGCTCAATGCTGCTTTATTCTCTGCTTCATCTTACCGGCTATTCACTTGAACTCAATGAGCTAAAACATTTTCGTCAACTCCATTCAAAAACCCCCGGCCATCCCGAACATGATCATACGCCAGGCGTAGAAACCACCACAGGTCCTCTGGGCCAGGGCCTCGCCAATGCCGTGGGCATGGCCATTGCTGAAAAAGTACTGGCTCATCAATTCAATCGTGATAAATGTGAACTTGTGAACCACTACACCTATGCTTTTGCTGGTGACGGCTGTCTGATGGAAGGCATTTCTCATGAGGCTTGTTCATTGGCAGGTACTTTAAAATTAGGAAAGCTCATTGTTTTTTATGATGATAATGGCATTTCCATTGACGGAAAAGTGGAAAACTGGTTTACCGACAATACGGCCAAACGCTTTGAAGCCTACAATTGGCAAGTCATAGATGCTGTGGACGGTCATGATATGGAAGCCATTGAGAAAGCGATTCTTGCTGCAAGAAGCAACCCACATCAACCCACTCTTATCATCTGTAAAACCATTATTGGTCTTGGTTCTTCAAAGGCTGGAAGTGAAAAATCACACGGCGCTCCTTTAGGTGCAGAAGACGTACAAAAAGTACGCGAATACCTGAATTGGTCTTATGAGCCTTTTGTTATTCCAGATTCAATTTATGCTCAATGGAATCATATTGAACAAGGAAGAAAAGATGAACAGGAGTGGCTGGTGAAAAATCAGCAATATAAAGAATATTATCCTGAAGAATACAATGAATTTTTAAGGCGGATCAACGGTGATTTACCGGATGGCTGGCTCAGTTCTTCAAGCCAGTTTATTGAACAATGCCGAACCGATAATAAAGACATGGCAACTCGTAAAGCCTCTCAGCATTGTCTTAATTTTTATGCGGATACCTTACCGGAAATGCTGGGCGGCTCAGCTGATCTTACCGGTTCTAACAATACAGACTGGTCTGGAAGTCAATCTGTCAATCATCAGAATTTCTCTGGAAATTATTTATACTATGGCGTAAGAGAATTTGCCATGGCGGCCATCATGAACGGATTTGCCTTACACGGTGGTTTTATTCCTTATGGGGGCACGTTTCTGGTGTTTGCTGACTATGCACGTAATGCCGTAAGACTTAGTGCCTTGATGAAACAACGGGTAATTTATGTTTTTTCTCACGATTCTATTGGATTAGGTGAAGATGGTCCTACCCATCAACCGATTGAACATGCCTCCATGCTGCGTATGACCCCGCACATGCAAGTATGGCGTCCGGCGGATTTAGTGGAAACGGCCGTTGCCTGGCAACAGGCACTGGAGCATCACAACGGACCTTCCTCACTCCTGCTGTCGCGTCAGACTCTGCCTGCCTTATCCCATCTTTCTGATTCAGCAGAGAAAATTAAAAAAGGAGGCTATGTCATTAAGGAATGCAAAGGACAACCTGATGCCATTTTGATTGCCACTGGTTCAGAAGTTCATTTAGCCATTAAAGCAGCCACTCAGCTGGAAAAGGAGAAAAGCAAGCAAATCAGGGTCATTTCCATGCCTTGTGCTGAACGCTTTCTCACACAAGATGAACTATATCAGGAACAACTGCTGCCTAAAACCGTTCGTAAGCGGGTAGCTATAGAAGCCGGTAGCAGTGCATATTGGTATCGATTTGTTGGCCTGGATGGTGCCGTCATTGGCCTGGATCGGTTTGGGGTTTCTGCTCCAGGAGATAAAGCCTATGAATTTCTAGGCTTGACGACGGAGCACATCGTTGAACAATTAAATCAAATGTTGCAATGTTAA
- the gap gene encoding type I glyceraldehyde-3-phosphate dehydrogenase — protein MAIRVAINGYGRIGRCILRALFEYKRQNDFKIVAINDLSGVEVAAHLTRYDSTHGPFTSQVEVADSKMIVDGQSIEIIAERDPEQLPWKDLDIDIVLECTGFFTQKEQAMKHIRAGAKKVLVSAPAKNTDATIVYGVNHQTLSASDLIVSNASCTTNCLAPIVKPLADSLGIEHGLVNTVHAYTKDQMLLDGSHSDLRRARSATQSIIPTKTGAAAAVGLVLPELAGKLDGFAMRVPTLNVSVVDLTFVAKRETSVSEVNDIIRQAQSDILKINEDPLVSCDFNHNPASAIFDCTQTKVLANLVKVVAWYDNEWGFSNRMLDTAKYIMHC, from the coding sequence ATGGCAATACGAGTGGCAATAAACGGATATGGGCGAATTGGACGTTGTATTTTACGTGCTCTGTTTGAGTACAAGCGCCAAAATGATTTTAAAATAGTCGCAATTAATGACTTGTCAGGTGTAGAAGTTGCAGCCCATTTAACGCGTTATGACAGCACACATGGTCCTTTTACCAGCCAGGTTGAGGTAGCTGACTCTAAGATGATAGTGGACGGTCAATCCATTGAAATTATTGCTGAGCGTGACCCCGAACAATTACCCTGGAAAGATTTGGATATAGACATTGTTCTTGAATGCACAGGATTTTTTACCCAAAAAGAACAGGCCATGAAGCATATTCGTGCGGGCGCTAAAAAAGTATTGGTTTCGGCTCCGGCTAAAAATACCGATGCCACCATCGTCTACGGAGTTAACCACCAGACTCTGAGTGCATCGGATCTAATCGTCTCCAATGCTTCCTGCACGACCAATTGTCTGGCACCGATTGTGAAACCTTTGGCGGATTCACTGGGGATTGAGCACGGTCTAGTCAACACGGTTCACGCCTATACCAAGGATCAAATGTTGCTGGATGGAAGTCATAGTGATTTAAGACGTGCTCGTTCTGCCACGCAATCCATCATTCCCACCAAAACTGGTGCTGCTGCGGCAGTCGGCCTTGTTCTGCCTGAACTTGCCGGCAAATTGGATGGCTTTGCCATGCGTGTCCCTACCTTGAATGTTTCTGTCGTGGATTTAACATTTGTGGCAAAACGTGAAACTTCTGTTTCAGAAGTCAATGATATTATCAGGCAGGCGCAGAGCGATATATTGAAAATCAATGAAGACCCTTTGGTGTCCTGCGATTTTAATCATAATCCGGCTTCTGCGATTTTTGATTGTACACAGACCAAAGTATTGGCTAATCTGGTGAAAGTGGTCGCCTGGTATGATAATGAATGGGGTTTTTCAAACCGAATGCTTGATACTGCCAAATACATAATGCACTGTTAA
- a CDS encoding phosphoglycerate kinase has translation MNLIKMSDIDLTDKRVLIREDLNVPVKDGFITSDQRLQAALPTLKTALDAGAAVMVLSHLGRPEEGKFEKRFSLQAVADYLQSHLDYPVRFVSEYIQGLDVNPGELVVCENVRFNRGEKENNEILARQLANLCDVFVMDAFGTAHRKQASTYGVAKYAPIAVAGPLLLREIEALQHVLKDPEKPIVAVVGGAKVSSKLSLLKQMVSMVDYLIPGGGIANTFLKAKGHEIGNSLCEEDLLEEAREILSIAERNGCQIYLPTDVVVGKTVSESCPAFNKSLANVASDDMILDIGPDTVSHYIDLINEAKTIIWNGPVGVFEYPQFAYGTRALAISIAQSNAFSIAGGGDTLAAIDLYDLNQQISYISTGGGAFLSYLEGKTLPAVAILQERAQEYASSN, from the coding sequence ATGAATTTAATAAAAATGAGCGATATTGATCTGACGGATAAGCGAGTCTTGATTCGTGAAGATTTGAATGTTCCGGTTAAAGATGGCTTCATCACCAGCGATCAGCGCTTACAAGCCGCTCTTCCTACTTTAAAAACAGCCTTGGATGCAGGGGCTGCGGTTATGGTTTTATCCCATCTGGGGCGACCGGAGGAAGGCAAGTTTGAAAAACGATTCAGCTTGCAAGCTGTTGCAGATTACCTACAATCTCATCTTGATTATCCCGTTCGCTTTGTGAGTGAATATATACAGGGGCTGGATGTCAATCCAGGAGAACTAGTGGTTTGCGAAAACGTTCGCTTTAATCGGGGAGAAAAGGAAAACAATGAAATTTTAGCCAGGCAATTGGCTAATCTTTGTGATGTTTTTGTCATGGATGCTTTTGGAACCGCCCACAGAAAACAAGCCTCGACCTATGGTGTGGCTAAATATGCGCCTATTGCCGTTGCCGGCCCGTTGTTATTGCGCGAGATCGAAGCTTTACAGCATGTACTTAAAGATCCGGAAAAACCAATTGTTGCCGTTGTAGGTGGAGCCAAAGTCTCATCGAAACTCAGCCTGCTAAAACAAATGGTCAGTATGGTGGACTATTTAATTCCTGGTGGAGGTATTGCCAATACTTTTCTTAAAGCCAAAGGACATGAAATCGGCAACTCCCTCTGCGAAGAAGATTTACTTGAGGAAGCACGAGAGATTCTGTCGATAGCTGAGCGCAATGGATGCCAAATCTATCTGCCTACCGATGTGGTGGTGGGTAAAACAGTCAGCGAAAGCTGCCCTGCCTTTAATAAATCACTTGCCAATGTAGCTTCGGATGACATGATATTGGATATAGGCCCAGATACTGTCAGTCATTATATAGATCTCATCAATGAAGCAAAAACCATTATTTGGAATGGTCCGGTGGGGGTGTTTGAATACCCGCAGTTTGCCTATGGAACACGCGCGCTGGCCATCTCTATTGCTCAAAGTAATGCTTTCTCCATCGCCGGTGGAGGAGATACGCTGGCAGCCATTGATCTTTATGATCTTAATCAACAAATTTCCTATATATCTACTGGCGGCGGGGCTTTTTTAAGTTATCTCGAAGGAAAGACTTTACCCGCTGTGGCCATTTTACAAGAAAGAGCACAGGAATATGCTTCGTCGAACTAA
- the pyk gene encoding pyruvate kinase, translating to MLRRTKIIATVGPSSASESILREMLSAGVDVLRINFSHASESALGLIQSARKIAKELKHPLAVMADLQGPKIRIGRFKHQSVTLVNGQKFTLNCQNKHLLGDSKQVFVTYPDLCQEVNIGDRLLLSDGLIELEVESVQQTEVHCRVIDGGVLSDLKGLNRKGGGLAARTLTDKDKADMEIAVNAKVDYLGLSFVKDAQDIRHARELLCQLQAEPTLIIAKIERSEALEHLNEIIQEADAIMVARGDLGVEIGAAEVPAIQKRIISQTRQMDKVVITATQMMESMIHSPQPTRAEASDVANAILDGTDAVMLSAETATGEYPVKVIQMVDKICMSAEKHAEFLYQANMDSFHYQSTDHAIAMAAMYTANHFPVNAIIALTESGATAVWMSRLQSAIPIFAITANERTVARLSLVNNVFPIYLDFRSFKLAQLNQDVIQYLVESGRLKKDSQVLVTRGTTIGKSGGTNCMEIMSV from the coding sequence ATGCTTCGTCGAACTAAAATCATTGCTACCGTTGGCCCTTCATCAGCATCAGAGTCGATTTTGCGCGAAATGCTGTCAGCCGGCGTGGATGTACTGCGCATTAACTTTTCTCATGCCAGCGAATCGGCTCTCGGTTTAATCCAATCTGCCCGCAAAATAGCTAAAGAACTGAAGCATCCTTTAGCTGTCATGGCTGATTTGCAGGGTCCAAAAATCCGAATCGGCCGATTTAAACACCAATCAGTAACCTTGGTCAACGGACAAAAATTCACCCTCAATTGCCAGAATAAGCACCTGTTAGGAGACAGCAAACAGGTGTTTGTGACTTATCCCGACCTCTGTCAGGAGGTCAATATTGGCGATCGGCTATTACTGAGTGATGGATTGATCGAGCTGGAAGTAGAGTCGGTTCAGCAGACTGAAGTCCATTGCCGTGTCATAGACGGCGGCGTTTTATCGGATTTGAAAGGATTAAACCGTAAAGGGGGTGGCCTGGCCGCTCGAACCTTAACCGATAAGGACAAGGCTGACATGGAAATTGCCGTGAATGCCAAAGTCGATTATTTAGGATTATCCTTTGTGAAGGATGCTCAGGATATTCGCCATGCCCGTGAGCTTTTATGTCAACTACAGGCGGAGCCAACACTCATCATTGCCAAAATTGAACGCAGTGAAGCGCTGGAACACTTAAATGAAATTATTCAGGAAGCCGATGCCATCATGGTAGCAAGGGGTGATTTAGGTGTGGAAATTGGAGCTGCAGAAGTGCCGGCTATTCAGAAGCGAATCATCAGCCAAACACGGCAAATGGACAAAGTGGTCATTACTGCCACTCAAATGATGGAGTCAATGATACATAGCCCACAGCCTACTCGCGCCGAAGCTTCGGATGTAGCGAATGCCATCCTTGATGGCACAGATGCGGTCATGCTTTCGGCTGAAACAGCAACCGGCGAATACCCCGTTAAAGTTATTCAAATGGTGGACAAAATTTGCATGAGCGCGGAAAAACATGCCGAATTTCTTTATCAGGCGAACATGGATTCCTTTCATTACCAGAGTACTGATCATGCCATTGCCATGGCAGCCATGTACACCGCTAATCATTTTCCGGTGAACGCCATTATTGCTTTAACCGAATCTGGCGCAACAGCCGTGTGGATGTCAAGGCTACAAAGTGCCATACCTATTTTTGCCATAACCGCCAATGAAAGGACCGTCGCCCGCTTAAGCCTGGTAAACAATGTTTTTCCTATTTATCTTGATTTTCGTTCATTTAAGCTTGCACAACTCAATCAGGATGTCATTCAATATTTGGTGGAAAGTGGGCGATTAAAAAAAGATAGTCAGGTGCTGGTAACCAGAGGAACAACTATCGGCAAATCTGGTGGCACCAATTGTATGGAAATCATGTCTGTTTAA
- a CDS encoding DUF1778 domain-containing protein has translation MKYSDMELNKTARIEARVLPEDKQLFRKAATLSGRSSLSDFVIQTLKDAAQKIIKEHKIIELTKTDQDLFVKSLIEDSKPNSRLITAVKHHNKIVKE, from the coding sequence ATGAAATATTCAGATATGGAATTAAACAAAACAGCAAGAATTGAAGCGCGGGTCCTTCCCGAAGATAAGCAGCTATTTAGAAAAGCAGCCACCTTATCAGGGCGTAGTAGTTTATCAGATTTTGTTATTCAAACACTAAAGGATGCGGCACAAAAAATTATCAAAGAGCATAAGATTATCGAGCTAACCAAAACGGATCAGGATCTTTTCGTGAAAAGCTTAATTGAGGATTCAAAACCAAATAGCAGGTTAATAACTGCAGTAAAACATCACAACAAAATAGTCAAAGAATAA
- a CDS encoding GNAT family N-acetyltransferase: MQVYKITLLEKSHIKSDFSCGIEELDNYLKHTASQDIKRRIAAVYVLTEEQSDVVLGFYTLSSTIIPLDELPGSISRKLPGYPLIPATLIGRLALDKKYQFKGLGQILLVNALKKCFIKSKEIASMAVVVEAKNDKAKSFYEKLGFIPYVDKKDKLFITMKTISKIAFDG; encoded by the coding sequence ATGCAAGTTTATAAGATAACTCTCTTAGAGAAAAGTCATATAAAATCTGATTTTTCTTGTGGTATAGAAGAGCTGGATAACTATTTAAAACATACAGCAAGCCAGGATATAAAACGAAGGATAGCGGCTGTCTATGTTTTAACTGAGGAGCAATCGGATGTTGTATTAGGATTTTATACTCTTTCGTCCACAATTATTCCATTAGATGAGCTGCCAGGAAGTATATCGAGAAAGTTGCCAGGCTACCCTCTAATTCCTGCTACTTTAATAGGTCGTTTAGCTTTGGATAAAAAATATCAGTTTAAAGGTTTGGGGCAAATTTTATTGGTAAATGCTTTAAAAAAATGTTTTATCAAGAGCAAGGAAATCGCCTCAATGGCTGTTGTGGTTGAGGCTAAAAATGATAAAGCAAAATCATTTTATGAAAAGTTGGGTTTTATCCCGTATGTAGATAAAAAAGACAAGCTTTTCATCACCATGAAAACAATCAGCAAAATAGCTTTTGATGGATAA
- a CDS encoding DUF4168 domain-containing protein — MKKIILLLSFITGFSFSILAAADTNTMQQTAPSNPSATKISEGDLNKFVKTYKELVQIQQKYQQKLQANQGKDAQQLEQKAYKEMNEAVKNNGLTPQQYNQIAQQIQQNPQLRKKIQSMQ, encoded by the coding sequence ATGAAAAAAATAATACTGCTTTTATCATTTATAACAGGATTTTCATTTTCAATATTGGCTGCTGCTGATACCAACACCATGCAGCAAACTGCGCCATCCAATCCATCTGCTACAAAAATCAGTGAAGGAGATCTGAACAAATTTGTTAAAACTTATAAAGAGCTCGTGCAAATTCAACAAAAATATCAGCAAAAACTTCAAGCTAATCAAGGAAAAGATGCTCAACAGCTGGAGCAAAAAGCTTATAAAGAGATGAATGAAGCCGTTAAAAACAATGGGTTAACCCCTCAACAATACAATCAAATTGCACAACAGATACAACAAAATCCCCAGTTACGGAAAAAAATTCAAAGCATGCAATAA
- a CDS encoding patatin-like phospholipase family protein, translating to MTKIALYLAGGGARGAYQAGVLKAISTILSSKQIPFNILTGASVGSINTAVLAENALDFFAGVNKLTELWGDITCPQIFKTSNYALSKTVIRNMSSMLFKQRLLGHILDTSPLRVFLNNVIDFVNVGSAIKNKHLEMIEIISSCYETQKTISFYQHHAEDFADWNHPLHSSQRVNLEMEYFLASTALPLFFPPSKIDGFHYGDGHLGLEAPLRGAIHCQVDKVLVIGNRQLKKDEADKLRDGDIDFSRVLSGMINGLFLDNLDRDIEMINHMNNIARLLPREKQQQSPWRIVEILHLRPSVDIAAIAQSHYNSIPMLLRLLLNFLGAKRHSGDLLSFLLFEKEFTRELIKLGFNDTMAVQDSVSTFFAA from the coding sequence ATGACTAAAATAGCGCTTTACCTGGCTGGAGGTGGAGCCCGAGGAGCCTATCAGGCTGGGGTTCTTAAAGCAATCAGTACAATTCTAAGCTCAAAGCAAATTCCTTTTAATATACTCACAGGAGCCAGTGTCGGCAGCATTAATACCGCCGTGTTAGCTGAAAATGCACTGGATTTTTTCGCCGGTGTTAATAAGTTAACTGAGTTATGGGGTGATATTACTTGTCCGCAAATTTTTAAGACCAGTAATTATGCACTCAGTAAGACGGTCATACGTAACATGAGCAGTATGCTTTTTAAGCAACGGTTATTAGGGCATATTCTTGATACCTCGCCTTTACGTGTATTTCTTAATAACGTCATTGATTTTGTGAATGTGGGAAGTGCCATTAAAAATAAGCACTTAGAAATGATTGAAATCATCAGCAGTTGTTATGAAACTCAAAAAACCATATCCTTCTACCAACATCATGCAGAAGATTTTGCGGATTGGAACCATCCACTTCATAGTAGTCAACGGGTTAACCTGGAAATGGAGTATTTTCTGGCCTCTACTGCTTTGCCTTTGTTCTTTCCGCCTTCAAAAATAGATGGTTTTCATTATGGAGATGGTCATTTAGGGTTAGAGGCGCCACTTCGTGGAGCAATCCATTGTCAAGTTGATAAAGTTTTAGTTATTGGAAATCGGCAATTAAAGAAAGATGAAGCAGACAAATTACGCGACGGTGACATTGATTTTTCACGTGTTTTAAGTGGCATGATAAACGGCTTGTTTTTAGATAATCTCGATCGAGACATTGAGATGATTAACCACATGAACAATATTGCCCGCTTGTTACCGAGGGAAAAACAACAGCAATCGCCCTGGCGAATCGTTGAAATTTTACATTTACGGCCAAGTGTGGATATAGCGGCCATTGCTCAGTCGCATTACAACAGTATTCCAATGTTATTACGTCTTTTGCTTAATTTTCTTGGTGCTAAACGTCATTCCGGTGATTTACTGAGTTTTCTCTTATTTGAAAAAGAATTCACCCGCGAGCTAATCAAACTGGGCTTTAACGATACAATGGCAGTACAGGACTCTGTTTCCACCTTTTTCGCTGCCTAG
- a CDS encoding ankyrin repeat domain-containing protein yields the protein MPIDKNKPSMEILPEETILHITSFIPFQFFKKTAQVNASLDRCIHTTTQQLAKTNRDVKDKLTLSLQSSFNQNNVKSIQTAIIKGADINTEITYQEKEEAQTTEIKGTIVSFATKIVCTSSDNSQMDRLDFLLAHGANLDIFDSENESPLMIAIRLERLDIARQLIQAGATIDIANKDGFTAFHMAAYVGIDYVKLLYEEKQKQGQCIDIHKQGKDNGFTPLHAAVEGDQIEVVQFLLGLNCDTSITNSKGQTALQLAEEKGLHHIVELLPTSPLTIKF from the coding sequence ATGCCGATAGATAAGAACAAACCTTCAATGGAAATTTTGCCTGAGGAAACTATCTTACATATAACCTCATTTATTCCATTTCAATTTTTCAAAAAAACGGCCCAGGTAAATGCCTCGCTTGATCGATGTATACATACAACCACTCAACAATTAGCCAAAACCAATAGGGATGTGAAAGATAAATTAACACTGTCTCTTCAGAGCTCTTTCAATCAAAATAATGTGAAGTCAATACAAACGGCTATCATCAAGGGCGCTGATATTAATACTGAGATAACCTATCAAGAAAAAGAAGAAGCACAAACCACGGAAATTAAAGGCACCATTGTGTCTTTTGCAACAAAAATCGTCTGCACTTCCTCGGATAATAGTCAAATGGATAGACTTGATTTCTTGTTAGCCCATGGAGCAAATCTGGATATTTTTGATAGCGAAAACGAATCACCGTTAATGATTGCCATTAGATTAGAGCGGTTAGACATAGCCCGACAATTGATTCAGGCCGGCGCAACTATAGATATAGCGAATAAAGATGGGTTTACAGCTTTTCATATGGCGGCTTACGTTGGTATAGACTATGTAAAATTGCTTTATGAAGAGAAACAAAAGCAAGGTCAATGTATCGATATCCATAAACAAGGTAAAGACAATGGGTTCACTCCTTTACATGCTGCTGTTGAAGGTGATCAAATAGAAGTGGTTCAATTTTTGTTAGGTTTAAACTGTGATACAAGTATAACGAACAGTAAGGGTCAAACTGCTTTACAACTGGCTGAAGAAAAAGGTTTACATCATATCGTTGAACTTCTGCCAACTTCTCCATTAACCATTAAATTTTAA